The DNA region atttGAACCCGGCCGGCATCTCACACACGTCGACCGGCGAATTTCCTCCATCCACCCGACCCCAACTCGCCGCACTATGAAGATTTGGACCTCCGAACACGTATTCAAGTGAGTGCTCGTTGTGGCAGCGGGTTCATTGTCAAGCTACAGCAGACAGGGTGAACATGCCATTCATAAAGCGGAACATCCGGGTGCTTGAAGTAGCTAagcgagactttttttttttttttttttgtcgtcgttTTCGTTGGACATAACGGTAAAAAATGATATCATAGCTCACACTCGTGAAatttatggtaaaaaaaaaaacgtagtgTGTTGAAAAGATGCATGTGTATGAAGTCGGCGGCGTCTTTATTGCGTAAGCGGCCCGTGCCGTCGAGTAACCTTTCCCCTAGTTTTCCCTGCTTTTCCCCCTCTCCGACTCTGTGACCTCACTAGCCAATCGCCGTCGGGGCGCGTGCACGCGTCTCCATGGAAACGAGacactatcagaatcagaatcatctttatttgccaagtatgtccaaaaaacacacaaggaatttgtctccggtaattggagacGCTCTAGcactacaacagacagtcaattgatagagaacaccttttgagacataaagacattgacaaaaacaaaacaaaaaaacagtcagaaCTATATGACTTTTGACCTTCGACGAGCCTTTGTAACCGAAGGCACACTGACTTTGACATTTTGTTCAACTTTATTCCCCCTACGTCATGGGTTGTCAAACTTTGTGTGTTCAGGGACTTCTTacagacttcttttttttttttcctttttccaaggacccctcTCACAATCCCAATGCCAATTAAACAAAACTATGGTGCACTCCTAAATGCcatcatggattttttttgtttttgaacctAATTTTTCATGACCTGTTTAATAGAAATTAACTTTCCCGAACCCCATTCAATtgaatttatttcaatatttatcgTCACCAACTAATGTGCATATATGTGCACTAACATAGAGTAGCTGTGAccagagaggagctagtttacaaaagtttAGCCAACCAACCAATTTGGTCATTGTATTTACTTTACCCACTTATCTGACCGCTCTGGCGACTTATTTTTCCAATAAAGTGACTAGCAAGCAGTGTTGGGctaattacttttaaaaagtagCTAGCGTTGATGCAatacatacattaaaataacaaataatgaagccataatttagtaatgattatgttgtgaaaatgaacagtatgcataattattatttttttaatcctatGACATACTGAAGTAACTGTCCTGTGGTAATCCACTTgatataatttgaaaaatatggaAATACAGACAAATAGCTTTAGAAATGATTTTCTATAAAtcggcaggttttttttttttattttatttttttgtaaattgtcttgttttttcaacAGATTTAGGACAATCGCGGAATCTGAAAATCACATCCGTTTTTCTTGTCCAGGTCAGGTTATTATGCTAagttgatttatatatatatatatatatatatatatattttttttttgtgttttatgtttttttttttttaaatctgattttcTTACTAAATCGGTCGCAATTTTATGACATTATTGGTtgatttttgttaatatttgtcATCTGAGAGAGGTTtttaagaggggaaaaaaaataattttctcacACGCTCCCATTTTAATTTTCTCACTCGCTCCAAGTTGAGAAcccctgatatatatatatatataccctcCCAAGTTGAGAACCcctacaacataaaaaaaataaaacaaaaaaatgtggccaTAGTTCAACCGGAgtgagcaaaaccaatgtgatatttggatttaGCCCATCAAAAATGTCCTAAATCAGCAAAACAAATCTTCGtgtttgttgttgaccagtgtaatTGGGATAATTTCTTTCGGTTTCGGCCAAGAATTTTCATGTCCCTACTCGAATGTCATAAGtatagtaaatatttgaatgaaaaacacttttggttcataaatataaaaaaaaaaaaaacaagccgaTGACAACTGGTAATTGCTGCACTGTGCagctgtattcatttatttaaaatctttgaATGTgagcttgactgtttaattttcATCCAACAGTCACCCATGGGAGACGGTGACCAAGGCTGCGATGCAAAAGTATCCCAACCCAATGAATCCCAGCGTCTTCGGGGTAGACGTTTTGGACCGGACCGTCGACAAACAGGGCCGCCTCCACAGCAAAAGGCTTCTCAGCACTGATTGGGGTCTTCCCTCTATTGTAAAGTCTGTGAGTATCCCAAACCAAAACCTATTCCTGTCTTTGGAAAGAAGAGTTGGACCTGCTCTCTGACTGGAGCATAGTAGTTGTGAGTGCCAATTTTGTCACGGCCGTGCTACAACCCGTGACGGCATGTGATGTAACTTTCCGAGTTAAATCGAGAGCTCACAAGAACGCTAACTTTGTTGGCGCCCGTCTCCTGTGTCGCAGCCCTCATGACCTCTGCAAAGATGAGTAGCTAAAGTGAGCTAACGCGCGGCTTCACCGTCTGACATACACCATCCAGTTGGCTCCTGACCTCTACAAGGATGTCTTAGATGTGCTCGCCGTCTCCGATCATGTTATTGAATATCcttctttttaattaattcttGCCTCGGTCATTGATGCACACTGTCTCAGTGAACAGGTGCGTAATCTGATTGTCTGTCCTGAGCATTGATAGACGTACATCATTTAGTGCAGGGGATgggaaccatccatccatccattttctgagccgcttctcctcaccagggtcgcgggcgtgctggagcctatcccagctatcatcgggcaggaggcggggtacaccctgaactggttgccagccagtcgcagggcacatacaaacaaacaaccattcacactcacattcacctacgggcaatttagagtctccaattcatgcatgtttttgggatgtgaactgtgaggctgacgctctaaccagtcgggcgcCGGGATGGGAACCTCTGTGAGTTAAATGTttttggcttttatttttttatatagctTCCTTTAATGCTACAGATTTCTCACCACTGATTTATGTAGCTGTATGTATCAATCTCGACTCAGGCCCTCACATGTTgaatgtgatgtgtgtgtgtgtgtgtgtatatatatatatatatgtgtattttattattatttttctctgcggcttcctcccacattccaaaaaagagcAATAGGTTAACTGACGCTTGTTAAatatccataggtgtgaatttaaGTGTTAATTGATGTTTGtctataagtgccctgcgattgactggtgaccagtatGTGGTGGGTGGACCTCGCTTCTCTcgcaaaagtcagctgggatagactcctaCTCACCagcgacccaaatgaggatgctacagaaatggatggatatttaatcattattattgaTATAAGCAGTATGGTTGATGGctgagcatgtctgcctcacagttctgagttcaaaTCTCGGCTTGTGCCTTTCCGTGtggcgtttgtatgttctcactgtgcttgtactccagcttcttcccacattcacACAACGAGCATAACAGGTTCATTTGAAGACgaaattgtctataggtgtgaatgattgactggtgaccaataAAGGGTCTCCCCTGCTTCTCTCGTATACCCTGAGCATGTAGCCTTAATCCAGCCAaccatgcaattctaaaaaaccaaaaaaaaaaaaaaagcttggaaaaaaaaaaaaatgaaccccCTTTCACATTTGTTCACAGATCATTGGCAACACGCGGACGTGCACATACATTCAAGAGCACTCTGTTGTGGATCCGCAAGAGAAGCGTTTGGAACTTGAGTCCACAAATGTGagtttttaactcattcactgccagtcctacatattaacatggatatttgaattcaatggCACTGAATGTTTAGGTCATCTTGTCTGACAATGAGAATgatattcaataaaaaaagaaatgccttCACAAAGCTAGTAATGCTAATTTTGGCATTTTTAAATGCGCAAACACCTTTTTATTGGTTGTAAAGTGGTGTGCTAATGACCTTTTGGGGAATGAAGACTTGCCTATTGTATAATGAAGTGTACTTTTACAGTACTGTTGACTCATCTGACAACTTTGTCCTTTTGTGATACTGTATCTCTCCCTGCACGGTAGCTCACGTTCACCAACTTGGTGTCTGTGGATGAGAAGTTAACATATACACCCCACCCTGAGGATTCTAAAAAGTAAGTTGAGAGAAGTGTAGTAATCCAATACACAAGACTGACAATTCattaatattttgtaaaattattttctatAGAACTATCCTGACACAAGAAGCTATCATCTCTGTAAAAGGAGTAAGTCTCAGCAGCTACCTGGAGGGCGTGCTCGCAAGCACCATCTCAACCAATGCGGGAAAGGTAGAAGGTCAACTACACATTCAAACTAAATATCGCTTGGTCCTTGCATGTAAATATGAGACACAACTTTTAGAGGGTCCAGAAAATATTGGAGAAGCAGAACAAAGGCTTACCAAAAACAAAGTCtacagaaaaacaaagttttggTTTTTAGTCCGCTTTAATTCTATTCATCTGTGctttttctatagtgcttgacCTCATTaaggtcgtgggtgagctggagtctatcccagctgaattgtGGCGATAaatgcagggtacaccctggactggtcgccagtcaatagcAGGGCATGAATAGACAAACGGACCTTTCAATGAAGCGCAGCGCACGTTGAACTATgaaaccatgaaaaaaaattgttaaaatgaaGCTTCTGACAAATAAACTCAAATTAATCGATTAAGCGCCCAGCCTCACTGCTAATACAACCCAGTAAGCTGTGAAATGTTTCTGGTTGATTTACATCTTCAGGCTTTCTCTAATGTTCCACATTTTCTCTCGTTCTTTCCAGGGCCGTGAAGCCGTCGAGTGGGTGATCCGACGGCTCAACACTGAAATCGAGGAGCTGACAGCAACGGCACGCGGGACCATACGCTCCCCCATGGCCGCCGCCACCGTCACTGACAAATGACCCCCGCTTCCTATTTTTACACCAAAGCCTCCCCTCACCCCCGTGATACTCTTGACACTGCCTGGTGCCTCTTATGTGTTATGTATGTTATGTAACAATGTAGCTGCATAGAAGCAGCAGGCTTTGGTGGAGTCTCAGGGACCGGTGGTGGGCACTCAGGGAACTGCGGACATGGGGGGTAAAGGTGCCAAAAGCCtcttaggctggatttacactgcatggttcaagtgacaagATTGTTTTGttctcaagtggcacaattgggaTACATGTCATGgcaacataaaaagaaaagaaaaaaaacacaggggATCAGATATCTTAAGATCAGAAGCAGGACTCTTCCAAAAGCAGATAGAAATCTGTATCATATATGTGCCAATGTGAGTGAGGAGGAAACGCACAGATGGGATATACCACATCAAAGCCAGCTTGTCGTCATCAAAATCCAACAATTGGTGAAGGAAACCACAGCAAAATCATAGATGTTTAAACATGGTCTAAGTATGCTACATTTGAGGTGTGTCCATCAgtaaataagcaaaataattgcATACAGCGGCCAGTGAATTCATGCAGAGGTTATCCTCATTTAAATTAGTAGGAGTCAGCATAGGCTAACTAAACGCCATGTCTACTTCTGTGTTGTCGCTGCCAGCTGTTGACACTAGTGGAGTTGTTTCAGTGCAATTTTGGGCATCCGCATCTTGTTCCATGTTCTTCGTCAGTGTGAACACAGCCATATtggatatgtgtcacttgaaactaacgtgaaaatagaaaaaaataaaataaaatcggaTATAGGCATGAAATCGGCACCTGGACCAGGAGTGTCAATCCAGCCTTAGAAAAGCACCATAGCCAACAATGTTGTTATCGGGCACATGTCAAGCAAATGTGCCAATTGTGGCATGAAAACCAGTTGAGCGCACAAAGAAATGCATTGTCATGGTGTTGCAAAAGCATCCAGACAAGGAAATGGTAGACATGAAAGTAGTTTCCAATATGGGAATGCTTGTGTACATTGAAGCGGTTTTCTGTGTCAGAGGACACAGTAAATggcacaatttttttgttgttgttgttgctggaCTTACTTCTTCAACACTCTTCTGAGACCTCATTGGTAAAATCCTGTACTGGGCGCCAGTAAATAAGCTTGGAAATGATTAGGTGTTACTTAATAGTCAAGTATTTAAGTTGTATGAGAAGGGATCAAGTTACCTTGTGGCGATTGTGTTTTGATGACGTCTAGAATGGTCTGGTAGTTAATATGCTTCCATGCATAAGCAGGCTGCTGCTTGGCAGGAGGCATTCTCCATTTGCACTTCCAATTAAGGAACACTGCTACATATTTACGAGCAGATGGAGCTGAACGTTCGCTTAGGTTTTCATACTGTGACAATGGAACAGTGTGggattgtgttctttttttttttttgttgttgttcagttttAGTATTTTTCTTTGAACGTAgcacatttatttgaaatacagACTTTTAAATGGACCGAGTTGGAAATTGTAACTTGTGCCTATATTAATCGCCATTCTGATatagatatttattttcaagttttAAACTCATAATTTACTTCATTGCCTGAGTTATTGGAACCTAACTAAATTACACGGGAGCCTGAAATCCACTGTTAAATGTTCCTTAAAATTCCACGTTGTTAATTGTAACTTtataatttaaacatttacGTTTTGGTGGGAGAAGCAGGTTACGCCTTTTCAATGAAGCATGGGACTGGGCGACAGCCAATCGATCCCAAGGtacaaactcacattcacacctatggaaaatgTAGTCTCCCAGAACCGAACATGCATactggaatgtgggaagaagctgcAGTATACTTGGAATGcccggggagagcatgcaaacaggcctgcccagattcaaacccagaacctcagaaatgtgcaGCAGATGTGATAACTACACTGGGCCGCCATGCTGCCCCTCAAAACTATTCAGTAACTACGGCAGTATTTTGTGGCAGTAGCATGTTCCTCGACCCTTTCTCAAACTATTACTGCTACATTTCttataaatattgaatataGAGAGCTTGTGTAGCTACTGTGCATAGCTAGATGGAAAGCTGTTGGATAGATAGATTAGATTTGTCAGTTTTAGGGAATGAGAAACTCAatctgctgtttgtttttttaaagtctaaACATTTAGCCTTGGATTTAGCATTGAAAATGACCACTAAACACTCGTCTTTAAAAGAGGTCTAAGTAATATGCGGCAGTTACTATACAAAGCTGTGGTTCGTTTCTATTTTCTATTCCTCAAAACACCGCGATGATACAGAATGTGACTTTTTACACGATGTCGAGTTTATTTTTGGTGGTTAGTTTGCAATTCACTCGTGTAGGTTCCATTTAACGCCTACAGGTGGCGGTAATGCGCCACTATGCTGTTTTGCTGACCACCACAAACTCAGGAAGCAAACGGAATGGCTCTTATATTGAGCTACGACATTTTCATGTTCTAACTTTTCGTCAGCttactttttaaatcaaactgGATAGCAAACTAACAGCACGGATTTTGATGAAACACCGAAGAAACTCTGCGGTATGGCGCAATTACGACGTACCTGCGCGAATCTTACCGTTATCGACGTTTTACTTGAGGTTACCATGTTAATGGTAAGGTAGTCAAACGGGGCGAATTGACGTCGTcgtaaaaaaacaataccttATTATTATACCATAGGCGGTATTATTAAAAGAGCCTACTTTAATCACCAGTGATGTTAGAGATCATCCGTTTCGATGCCGATACTTTGTGGAAATAAACCTGTcgaataaatcttttgaatcaaaatttttttaaaatcatagaACAGTCCTAAGTAAGttctaaattaataaataaaaggcagggggacaccctcaactggtcatcagcacatataaacaaacaagcagtcaCACTTGCATCCACacatatgggcaatttggagtcttgttttcggaatgtgagagggaaaccggagtaaccggagaaaacccaagcaggcatggggagaacatccaaactccacatcagcgaggccggatttgaacctgcgtcctcagaactgtgagccagatgtgcttgCCTCCAGGAGAAGACATaaccagaaaaaaagtgtttttttttcaatttacattttacaagaatgaaaTACTTCAAGAAGTCTCACCCATTTGATGAAAATGAAGTTGTAAGATGGCAAGGAAATATGTGCtacttttacaagaataaagtatgAAATGCATTGACATAATACCGTATTCAATGAAAGAAGGCCCACATTTGTACATGTATATGTAGATTCTACACGCTTGCTCATATTCCAGGTATTTGTGATATAAAAGAaacgagaccaagataaataatttcaaacaaaatatttttttccccaggtgagttgtacaagttatttgttacattaatggtggagCAATTTTTGAAATGAATTATCCTGTTCTCAGTTTTGTATAGCTcagaaacctggcatttgactAGCGGTTTGTTGACTTTTCCTAGCCAGGGTATCAACAATGGTAAAGTCATTCATGCTTCATTGAAAATACAACCTCAAACATTACCCGTAAAATAACTTCAGTACTAAAAACGTGTCTTCATTTctatatgtgtttgtgtgtgtgtgtacagaatGTGTACTCTGCAATGGGACAAATGAAGAGATGTGTGCAAGCGCAGGGGGAGGCAATGGTGTCGGTGAGTCCAAGTCAATGATTACATGCACGATACACAACTATTTTTTTAGTCTTCAGTCTGACTTTTGAAACACTAGCTCGCCTGCTAAGTTGGAACACACTGAGGAGGCttccatttgaacatttttgcagGTAGGCCTCAGCAGGAGGTTTCTGCGTACTACAACAATCGATTTTAACTGCTGCCAACTTGTGAAACGAGCCCATAAGGTTTATTGACTAAAGGCTTGCTTTTAAGAGGTTTTCTTTATGATTCTTCAGTTCAGCATTGTGCCACTATATTAGCCTTGTCTCATTATCAGTTCAATGTCTAATTCCAACCACTGTAGCaacaatttgttaaaaaaaaaaaaaaaaaagcattaagcGAGTTAAATGAccgctaagaaacagacaacatgaccGGAATCATTGTCATGTTGTTTTCTGTATAACCACTGAGCCAACTGCGCCGAACATTGCAAAAGACATGATGCCcattaatactgtatgttgcaaaagcagtgatcTATCCATGATGGAAACTTTTGACCTGGATTGTGTGCTTCCAAGCCgtaaatattttgccaaaatcaATGGAGGAGAGCTAGAAATGTTGATTTGCAGATTTCTGTGAGACGTCACAATCAtctcagagcttttaattggtgCAAAACTTAGGCCTACCATCAGTGTTGAGaaattttatttggaaatcTAGTTGGTTACAGTACGCTCGCTATATGTTGAACGTCgcgtgaccaaacccagaaaacggTAGagttgacttcctgtgtatgctacgctaacgagcatgacaacgtttgattacatgattgtttgatgccgaaattttgttttctttatggctggtgtctttggacaaaagttaaatgcatgtatatcatttatttatataaatgtgATATGACATATGTAATcacgaacaaagcctaaacattgaatattgtaATCTGTAGTATCTCTCTGATGAcacattgtgtttaaaaaaaaaaaaaaaaaaaaaaaagacattgtagatgttAAAGTACCCATGGTTGCTTTGATTTTGTCTCCTTGGGGATTAACCCACACTGGAAGGAAGTGCTTAGACCCGTTTTACTGAATGCGGAAGTACCGTgttttctcgtgtataatgcacattttgtcccccaagaaattgtcaaaagtcaatagtgcacattatacataggtataggggcaaatggaaaaactttcacattttataaatgtatgcgacaactagtggttatgaaaatgctgtacagtttcattccaaaatgccagcgccacctagtggttataaaaaagtgtaacctacagttttatttcattatgacaggggtacgtaggactgcatatatgtgcagttgtgctcataagtttacataccctggtagaatttgtgaaatattgttttttaatgactgatgactgaacaacaaccatcattaatttctttatggttatgttttgtttaatgataatgcttttctgaattgcttgaccatttaatttgaatcccattaaaataaaataaaatgtttcgcctggtccttcatgttttctttaaagaattgtacccatcttacaaattttgcctgggtaatcaaaaatatgagcagaactgtatgttttctcatttactaaataaaagtagcgctctgaattttaaaataagtgcaagtaaatacaaaaaaaaggattacgtgttcaaatgaagtgcttaatttcagaataattctttgaaaaaaactatcaaaatacagataatacttaatgttttgatcatatgggtagaaacaaaatcatgctttctaaaaatgcattatatataggtagaagtgttttccagaattttgaggtcaactttgagggcgcgtattatacatgggtgcgcattatacgcataatttctcgtgtatagaCGAGAAattacgtatatatatatatatatatatatatatatatcgcgcATATATCGTATTATAAATTATTcggttttaaaatgaaatagtaGTGTAACTCTTTCAATTACTTCCTCAAAGTAATATAgcaaattacattttgattacttttcttaattctGAATGAATCAGTGGGACCCccggatgtttcctctaaaaaagtggattacAACTAGATCATTAGTTTGGAATTAACAAGATATTTGTTGttaacacaaataataaactgataacaaaacctgatgaaatttaaataaatgattaaaaaggTGTTGTTGCATTATACActgtatgtgtacagcatggggaaaaaccaccataccatatcatgttgacctaatgacaaatgtgtacAATTTAGATAATAGCGCTTCATATGACAATCCAGATAAGTTAATGTTTTATAAAAaggccaaaattaaaaagatgaaagTGTTCAAATGTCAAtattcttttatgtgttcaaaagtgtaattaTGAGTCTAACTTTATCAAAATCTCAGATAAACTAAAGAGATTACACCACTGCTGGCGCTAATGTCATTCGGACT from Phycodurus eques isolate BA_2022a chromosome 10, UOR_Pequ_1.1, whole genome shotgun sequence includes:
- the LOC133409110 gene encoding PRELI domain containing protein 3B-like, with the protein product MPPNAGSASSRSHDSCVEREEEGEERAGRKEGRKEGFEPGRHLTHVDRRISSIHPTPTRRTMKIWTSEHVFNHPWETVTKAAMQKYPNPMNPSVFGVDVLDRTVDKQGRLHSKRLLSTDWGLPSIVKSIIGNTRTCTYIQEHSVVDPQEKRLELESTNLTFTNLVSVDEKLTYTPHPEDSKKTILTQEAIISVKGVSLSSYLEGVLASTISTNAGKGREAVEWVIRRLNTEIEELTATARGTIRSPMAAATVTDK